From one Portunus trituberculatus isolate SZX2019 chromosome 8, ASM1759143v1, whole genome shotgun sequence genomic stretch:
- the LOC123499745 gene encoding zinc finger BED domain-containing protein 5-like encodes MDKFVVRKRKVQEDESQDQMVASSIGTASESNIEDVPGPSESKCEKRKHASLSKKRTYVDAYLAYGFTSNNDEDNPRPVCLVCGDTLSNEAMVPSKLKRHLNTRHPFVSQKDMAYFSRLLEGQSKAATKMVKRVSVADTALEVSFRVAELIAKKMKPHTTGEEIIGPACNIIVETMLGKEAQQQISKVPLSNNTISRRISEMSTDINEEVVKQIKSKRKFALQVDESTDIAEKCQLLGFCKFIDKDIVEQFMFCKELQTTTTGEDIFASAEEQEQADCESTAPIKGCEITHALTGARRTRTGTLVAEVGPINWSPTMTAAQESKETERFDSGDEDAKFDCGDKGF; translated from the exons atggataaGTTCGTTGTGAGGAAGCGAAAAGTACAGGAAGATGAATCTCAAGACCAAATGGTGGCTTCCAGTATTGGTACTGCTTCGGAGTCAAACATTGAAGATGTTCCTGGACCATCTGAATCAAAATGTGAAAAGAGGAAGCACGCATCTCTTTCGAAGAAAAGAACATATGTTGATGCCTATTTAGCATATGGTTTTACTTCAaacaatgatgaagataatCCACGCCCTGTGTGTTTAGTTTGTGGAGATACACTCAGCAATGAGGCCATGGTACCTAGTAAGCTCAAGCGGCACCTTAATACCAGACATCCTTTTGTGTCGCAGAAGGACATGGCATATTTTTCTCGTTTGTTAGAAGGGCAAAGTAAGGCGGCTACTAAAATGGTCAAGAGGGTATCAGTAGCCGACACTGCTCTTGAAGTTTCTTTCAGAGTAGCAGAGCTGATAGCAAAGAAGATGAAGCCTCATACAACTGGTGAAGAAATCATTGGCCCTGCATGCAACATAATTGTAGAAACAATGCTTGGCAAAGAAGCTCAGCAACAGATTTCGAAAGTACCTCTTTCCAATAACACCATCAGCCGCAGGATATCTGAAATGTCAACAGATATTAATGAAGAAGTTGTGAAGCAGATAAAATCAAAAAGAAAATTCGCATTGCAAGTAGATGAGAGTACTGACATAGCTGAAAAATGCCAACTGCTTGGGTTTTGCAAATTCATTGACAAGGATATTGTGGAACAGTTTATGTTTTGCAAAGAATTACAGACTACAACCACTGGAGAGGATATCTTCGC TTCAGCTGAAGAGCAGGAACAAGCAGACTGTGAATCTACAGCTCCTATCAAAG GATGTGAGATCACGCATGCGCTTACTGGGGCACGAAGAACACGCACTGGAACTTTAGTTGCTGAAGTAGGACCTATAAATTGGTCACCAACAATGACAGCCGCACAAGAATCCAAGGAGACAGAACGTTTTGACTCCGGGGACGAAGATGCTAAGTTTGACTGCGGGGACAAAGGATTCTGA